Sequence from the Coriobacteriia bacterium genome:
GCTCGGTGCCCGACGCGCGGACCAGCACGCGCCCAGAGTCGCCGAGTTCGTCCTCGGCCTGCTTGACCGCCTCGGCGAGTACCGCGCTCGTGGCCAGGCGCGTCTTGTCGGCGACACGGACGTTGACCAGCACCTGCGGGAAGCGGCGCATGACCTGGCGAAGCTCACTTGCAGGCTTGCCGGTGGCGCGCATCACGTGCGCGAGCTGCAGCGCCGTGACCAGACCGTCGCCGGTGGTGTTGTGCTCAAGGAAGATGATGTGACCCGACTGCTCGCCGCCGAGAACCGCACCCGACGTCTGCAGCTGCTCGAGCACGTAGCGGTCGCCCACCTTCGTCTTGATGACGGTGATTCCGCGCTCCTTCATCGCCAGCTCGAATCCGAGGTTGGCCATGACGGTCGATACCACAGTGTCGAGGGGCAGCTCGCCGGCGTCGTGCATCTGCGCGGCCGTAATCGCCATGATCGCGTCGCCGTCGACCTCGGCGCCGGTCTCGTCGACCGCCAGGACCCGATCGGCATCGCCGTCGTGCGCGATTCCCAGGTCGGCGCCGGTGGATCTGACGAGTTCGGTGACGGGGCCCAGATGTGTCGAGCCACAGCCGACGTTTATGTCCATGCCGGTCCAGTCGCAGTTGATCGCGACGACTTCGGCGCCGAGACGGCGCAGCGTCTCGGGTGTTGCAACCGAAGCGGCGCCGTGACCGCAGTCCAGCGCGATCTTCAGGCCCGTGAGGTCGCCGTCGATTGTGGCGACACAGTGCTGGATGTAGCGTTCGACCGCGCCGTCGATCGGCATGGCAACGCCCACTCCGTCGCCGACGGGGCGCTCCCAGTCGCGCTCGGCCTGTGTGAACGTCTCAATCTCGTCCTCAAGGTCGTCGGGCAACTTGAAGCCGTCTCGGCTGAAGAACTTGATGCCGTTGTATTCAGGCGCGTTGTGCGACGCCGAGATGACCACGCCGCCATCGGCACCCAGATCGCGCGTGAGCAGGGCAACCGCCGGCGTCGGGATGATGCCTGCCAGCAACGCGTCAGCGCCCCCGGCACAGATGCCAGCGACCAGCGCGGCCTCGAGCATCTCGCCGCTGCGTCGCGTGTCGCGACCTACAACGATGCGCCCGCGCCCCTTGTCACCGAGGAAGTGCCCGGCCGCCTCCCCCAGCTTGAAGGCGAGTTCTGGCGTTAGCTCCGCATTCGCGATGCCGCGCACGCCGTCGGTTCCGAAGAGTCGAGTCATCCGTGTGCCCCCTAAGAGAAGAAAACGAGGCCCGCCGCAACAGTGTGCGACGAGCCCCGTCCAAATGCGATGGTGCGGTCTGCCGCGCCTAGCGCTTGGAGAACTGCGGCTTCTTGCGGGCCTTCTTCAGACCGTACTTCTTGCGCTCGACCATACGTGGGTCGCGACGCAGATAGCCGGCACGCTTGAGCTCGGGACGATACTCGTCGCCGGCCTGCAGGAGTGCACGAGCGATACCGTGACGCAGCGCGCCGGCCTGGCCGGACGTGCCGCCGCCGTGGCACTGGGCGATGACGTCAAAGCGACCGGTGGTCTCGGTCACCTTGAACGGCGTCTCGGCGAAGTTGACGAGGGCCTGACGGCCGAAGAACTCGAGGCCGGTCTTCTTGTTGACGGTCATCAGTCCGGTGCCGGGGACCAGTCGCACGCGGGCGACCGAGGTCTTGCGGCGACCAGTGCCGTAGTAGACAGCTTTGTTCTCAGCCATGCCTTAGCCCTCCAGGGTGATCTCGCGCGGCTTCTGCGCGCCATGCGGGTGGTTAGGGCCGGCGTAGACCTTGAGTTTGCGGTTCATGGCACGACCGAGAGTGTTCTTCGGCAGCATGCCCTTCACGGCCTTCTCGATGATCCGCTCCGGGTGCTTCTCGAGCATCCGAGCGAACGAGACCTCTTTCAGCCCACCGATCCAACCGGAGTGGCTGTAGTAGATCTTAGTCTCGGCCTTGTTGCCGGTAAGACGAATCTTCTCGGCGTTGATGACGATGACGAAGTCACCGGTATCGACGTGCGGTGTGTACTGCGGCTTCCTCTTGCCCTTGAGAATCTGAGCGATCTCAGTGCAGAGTCGGCCGAGCACCATGTCAGTCGCGTCGACGACGAGCCACTCGCGCTCGACTTCGCCGGGCTTGGCGTGGTAGGTCTTCACAAAGTCCTCCAACGAACGATTACGATATGTGTTCGGTTCGAACCTTCACGGGGCTGCTGAAACGAACCCACCCATAGTAGCCGCGCCACTCCGGCGCGTCAACGAGCACACGCCGCCGGGTGTGGCCATCGGCCACCAAGCCGCGAAATCAGCCGCGCACCCACACCTCTTCTGGGTAGCCCACAGACCACAACATGAGTCCGTTCGCGGGCGCCGTCGGCCCGGCTGCGGCGCGTCGCTGCGCCTCCAGCGCATCGAGCACCCACTGCGGGTCACGCCTGCCGCTACCCACCTCGACCAGAGTCCCGACGATGGTACGCACCATGGAGTGCAAGAACGCGTTGCCCACGACCCTCACGGTGAGGCACTCCTCGCCCAAAGCTTGCTCGACGAACAGATCGATGGATGTGACTCGGCGCGTGGTGCGCTTGCCCGCAGCCGAGATTGTGACGCAGAACGAGCGAAAGTCGTGCTCCCCGACGAGGTGGCTCGCGGCGGCGCGCACTGCCTCGACATCGAGCGGGGTCTTAACCCACCACGCGACCGGGCTCAAGAACAGCGGGGGCACCGGCCCGCTCACGAGCCGATAGCGGTACTCGCGGGATACCGCGTCGAACCTCGCCGAGAACCCCTGCCGCGCTCGTCGAACCTCGCGCACCGAGATGTCCTCGCCCACCAGCGCGTTCAGGGATCGCAGCAGCGCTACGTCGTCGGGCTCGCCGCCTATCGTCGGGAAGCTGACCACCTGCCCCAGCGCGTGTACGCCGGCGTCGGTGCGCCCGGCGCACGCCGTCACGATCTCGCGACGCAGAATCGTCGAGAGCGCCACTTCGAGGCGGCCCTGCACGGTATCTTGTCCTGGCTGCCGAGCAAACCCAGCGAACGGCTGGCCGTTGTACGCAACGGTCAGCGCGGTAGCGCCCGACTCGGCGGGTGTGGCACCGAGGCCGGCGCCGGGAGGTGTAGTTGATTCGCTCACGGGAGCAGTATCACCGCCGCCAGCGCCACAGTCACGCCGACTACCAGTGCGGTCCAGTCCGCGAACCTCATGCGCGCTTCGTGCAAACGCGTGCGCCCCTGTCCCGTGTAGCACCGAGACTCCATAGCGATAGCAAGGTCGTCTGCGCGTCGGAAAAGGTTGACGAACAAGGGCACGAGCACCGGCACCCACGCCCGTGCGCGCTTGACCGGCCCGCCCTCGTCGAAGACCGCTCCGCGCGCCGTCTGAGCCACGATGATCTTCTCGGCCTCCTCGGCGGTGGTGGGGATGAAGCGAAGGGCGATCGAGAACATCATCGCGACGTCATCGACTGGGACACGCACGAAGCGCAGTGGCCGCATGAGGCGAGACAGTGCGTCGGTGAGCGCAACCGGGGAGGTAGTCAGCGTGACGAGCGAGGTTCCCAGGACCAGTAGCACGATACGAGACGCGAAGAACAGTCCGCGGCTGAGGCCGGGTCCCGAGATGCCGATCGGCCCGAGCGTGAGCAGCGCGGAGACCGGCCGCCACAGCAGCGCGTTCACGGCCAGCGTGAAGGCTAGAAGCCAGAGGATGGGCACGAGGCCGCGAGCT
This genomic interval carries:
- the glmM gene encoding phosphoglucosamine mutase — translated: MTRLFGTDGVRGIANAELTPELAFKLGEAAGHFLGDKGRGRIVVGRDTRRSGEMLEAALVAGICAGGADALLAGIIPTPAVALLTRDLGADGGVVISASHNAPEYNGIKFFSRDGFKLPDDLEDEIETFTQAERDWERPVGDGVGVAMPIDGAVERYIQHCVATIDGDLTGLKIALDCGHGAASVATPETLRRLGAEVVAINCDWTGMDINVGCGSTHLGPVTELVRSTGADLGIAHDGDADRVLAVDETGAEVDGDAIMAITAAQMHDAGELPLDTVVSTVMANLGFELAMKERGITVIKTKVGDRYVLEQLQTSGAVLGGEQSGHIIFLEHNTTGDGLVTALQLAHVMRATGKPASELRQVMRRFPQVLVNVRVADKTRLATSAVLAEAVKQAEDELGDSGRVLVRASGTEPLVRVMAEASEQEVAADVVDRLVEIVKSELG
- the rpsI gene encoding 30S ribosomal protein S9; translated protein: MAENKAVYYGTGRRKTSVARVRLVPGTGLMTVNKKTGLEFFGRQALVNFAETPFKVTETTGRFDVIAQCHGGGTSGQAGALRHGIARALLQAGDEYRPELKRAGYLRRDPRMVERKKYGLKKARKKPQFSKR
- the rplM gene encoding 50S ribosomal protein L13, with product MKTYHAKPGEVEREWLVVDATDMVLGRLCTEIAQILKGKRKPQYTPHVDTGDFVIVINAEKIRLTGNKAETKIYYSHSGWIGGLKEVSFARMLEKHPERIIEKAVKGMLPKNTLGRAMNRKLKVYAGPNHPHGAQKPREITLEG
- the truA gene encoding tRNA pseudouridine(38-40) synthase TruA; translated protein: MSESTTPPGAGLGATPAESGATALTVAYNGQPFAGFARQPGQDTVQGRLEVALSTILRREIVTACAGRTDAGVHALGQVVSFPTIGGEPDDVALLRSLNALVGEDISVREVRRARQGFSARFDAVSREYRYRLVSGPVPPLFLSPVAWWVKTPLDVEAVRAAASHLVGEHDFRSFCVTISAAGKRTTRRVTSIDLFVEQALGEECLTVRVVGNAFLHSMVRTIVGTLVEVGSGRRDPQWVLDALEAQRRAAAGPTAPANGLMLWSVGYPEEVWVRG
- a CDS encoding energy-coupling factor transporter transmembrane component T, with amino-acid sequence MSVPVPFGQYVPGDSPVHALDPRAKLGLALAFTVVLFSARGWLAMGAAAIVVLAVIALSRVPWRLVARGLVPILWLLAFTLAVNALLWRPVSALLTLGPIGISGPGLSRGLFFASRIVLLVLGTSLVTLTTSPVALTDALSRLMRPLRFVRVPVDDVAMMFSIALRFIPTTAEEAEKIIVAQTARGAVFDEGGPVKRARAWVPVLVPLFVNLFRRADDLAIAMESRCYTGQGRTRLHEARMRFADWTALVVGVTVALAAVILLP